ATATAGTTAGAGGTCGTGCATGTATATCTAAAAATGTGTCGATCTTAAAATATGCCGAGCCAGGCAGGCAGAATTTGAGGTCTCCATGATCTCTGATATTCAGTTGTGTATACCTGTCTATATTTTCATTAGCAATCACGGTCAATGACTCGTGAAACGTTTCACTTGTTCCTCTTTTAAcaacagaaatattttctgCGGACTCAAATATCGATGTTAAGGAGAAAAGTACGTGATATGTTGAAATGCTTTCAGAGTAAATCGTCAAAATAGAAATACAGGGTATACACGTGTatattgtatcatgtagttataatgtttaattgttaaaattgtatactcacggcgggtgtgaccgatggACAGGtgatgctaactcctcctaggcacctaatcccacctctggtgtgtccagggatccgtgtttgcccaactctctattttgtattgcttataggagttatgagattgatcactgttcgttatcttcaccttttactATAAATAAGCTGTCTCAAATACTTAGGGTACAAGTCTGATTGACTTGACTAGGCACCGTCCCCTGGTACCGTCTGTGTTCGGGACAACATTTTATACTAATAATTCACTTTACTTCCCATATAGCATATTTTTGTACAGTACATTTTCAACCAGTATCATTATGAGCCAATTGCAGACCAATTTCAATATAGAAATTCTTAGCATGTGTACAtatggtatacatgtgtatattgtatcatgtagttatattcaattgttaaaacTGTATACTATAAATAAGCTGTCTCGATTACTTAACATATGTGTATATGGCATGCATGTGTATGTATGATATCATTTAgttatgtttaattgttaaaacTGTATACTATAAATAAGCTGTCTCGATTACTTAGGGTACAAGTCTTCCAGTCTGATTGACTTGGCACAGGCACTGTTCCTTGGTACCCTCTGTGTTCGggacattttataatattgtttcaCTTTACTTCCCATATAGCATCCTTGTTATACCAAGCATTTTCAATCAGTATTGTTATGAGCCAATTTCAGACCAATGTCAATATAGAAATGCTTTTAACACGTGTGTATAtggtatacatgtgtacagtgtatcgtgtagttataatgtttgattgttaaaattgtatatgcTCCCTGAGGGCCCctgattggtgaataaataaatataacatatagtaagaaattgtatgtacatgtaattatacgAAATTTTGTTACCCCGGAATGTTATTTAGCACTCTCTTTCTCATTGTGCAAGAAATCATTTGCTTCCGGTATCCTTGAATTTCAGTCAGGTGTTTACTTGAGCTACCGGTATCTGGTCCGCACCCGTCTGACCTCCGAAGACAATCAGACATTTCCTTGGCAAGCATCTTCATCTGCCAGTTCCAGTTACACGTCACGACACCAAAATGTATGGGAAAAAGGAGGAAATATAATATAAATGATGCACATGGACCACCATAGAACTTGTAAACAATTATTTGACCTCAATATAAAGTAAGCTTTGGACGCAGTGCTCGGTCCACATTATCACACGCTACACTTCAAACGGATTTAGAGGCAGATACCGGTAGGTGATAATCCAATGGCTACTCCTACCACCATGAAGGCGTTGGTGAAGACCAAAGAAGGCAAGTCTTTTGACTACGTTGATGTTCCTGTACCAGAACCCATTGGTGACGAAGTTCTCATCAAAGTTGATGCCGTGTCTGTCTGTGGCTCCGACATCAATCTGTACACCTGGAACCAGGTAGCGCAGGTCATAGCCTCCATCCCGTTCACACCGGGTCACGAGTGTGCGGGAACCGTGGTGAAATGTGGTCCCGATGCGAAAGGGGTCAAGGTGGGGGCTAAGGTGGGGGTGGAGAACCATTACTACTGTGGGGAGTGTTATCAGTGTCAGCATGATATGAGGGCGATATGTAAGAACATGGGACAGTTTGGACACGGCAAAAAGACGCCATATGGAGGATGTTCCGAGTATACCATCGTTCCCGCCAAATATCTGTATCAAATGAAGAGGGATATAGGTAAGCGTTAACGAGTCATGTGCAAGTTATATTGAGTATCTAGAATGGTCTTAACATGGTCGATAATTATTCacgtggtgttttttttttggtgcagATGCTGACGAAATTGCCATGTTAGAACCACTGGGTGTCGCTCACAATGCCGCAGAGAGACTCGAGGTTGCTGGAGAGGACGCCCTCATCATTGGTTGTGGACCTGTCGGTCTCCTGGTTCTCATGGTTTGCAAAGCGTTGGGAGCAAAACGGTGAATATAATCAAACTTCTTGACTATTTagtattttcttctttttttctttcttttctttttctttttaggTGAAACATATTTAGGTGAATATCGTgttctgtataaacatttacCGGGTTAATCTTACTCATGAATGAAACCAATATGCGTCAAATATTTCTGTTGAATTCGAAGACGTAAGTTTTGTCTTTAGATATCTACAGTATATCAAATTATGTTGATTTCATTTCTGATAGAGTAGTATCCGCAGACATTGATCAGAACCGACTAGACATGGCGAAGTCATTTGGAGCGGACGTGGTAATCAACAGTCGTGACAAAAACCTGAAAGACGTAAGATGTTTCTTCTGTTGCAAACATTCTCCAACTACACATTGAAGCAAAGATTAAAACATAAGCTGTCTATACACATGTCCCTTAATAAAATACACCTaataaatgaaaaagtgaagataacgaacatgcagtgatgcaaaattaagagttgggcaacacggacccttggatatacctgaggggatcaggtgactaggaggagttaacatcccctgtcgaccggtcatataCGCAGTGAACcatatatctcgatcaggtaaacgaagtaatccgtagtcaaatcagtgtgtaaagaactacctaacaattgatatgaaacacgtcagacagcatttgacccaatgacaggttgtattgggaaactagatcgttataagggccataatagaatttgcgaaaaacttatcatatgcagaacaagctcttgcgtatcgaatcagttgagagacataaacaccatatgcaggtgataatggaatattgttacataaatatgtgaagttgacgatggagtagctgagatcatcccgtttgtcacaaagttgagttgttagttggctgttaaaaaaaatatctatgtacgaagcagatgtggactctgtggtgtcctttatttcgagttcactggtatatatcgaatcgacatatgaatggaaatgcTTATCGTTAATAGGTAAAAttatcgtcgatatatttagATGTCGAGTTAAAGGCTACAGGgggatattttttcttctcgtgtagaagcttttgaataaattctgccccataagaatataaaattaggtcagctaacaaaggtgCTCagtttgtgcccatgggaattccaacagaaatacATAAAATTTAATAGAAGAGTTCTATTGACAGGGCACTCTTAGGGAATATTACCGAAACCTCATCTATAAACATTTAAGCGCAGCAAAATTAACTAAATGTATGGTATAGTGTATGTTTGGTGAATTATTTTTTGTCAGTTTATCATGAAGTTTACAAATGGCGATGGAATAGGTAGAATTTGTGAGTGCAGCGGCGCTAGTGCAATGGTCAACTCAACCTTCTCAATGTTACGGAAAGGCGGGCTAATGACTCTAGTGGGTCTTCCCAAGGAACCACTCCACGTGGAGAACGTGCTACAAGACGTCGGTACGTATGTTGAGTGACACACTGTGGGTTCGTCTTAACGCgcatgattgattgaatattgtttaacgtccctctccagaatatttcactcatatggagaagtcaccactgccggtgaagggctgcaaaatgtaggcctatggtcggcgcttatggccattgagcatggagggatctttatcgtgccacacctgctgtgacacgggacatcgggttttgtggtctcatccgaaggacggtcccatttagtcgcctcttacgacaagcatggggtactgaggacctattctaacccggatccccacgggaaaacGCGCACGATGACAGTGAGAGTGACCATAAACCCAAACtaaaatggattaaaatttcCATAGCCTTGTTAACACCAAAATTGAGGCAGGAGATTGTTTCAGAGTTTCATACGAATGACCCGGGGCGTGATTCTTACTGTATGTTGAATACTGCATGAACTCCCAGATGgaattttgatacatatataaatttatgaatAGAGTGTGGATTTACTGGATTACAAGAAGGGTGTTTCTTTTGCCAGTTCGAATTAAAAACATAGTCCCTGTAAAAAGTTACTTCAGTTAATTACTGAATATTCTATTCGAATGAATGCGAGACTACGATTTTATAAAGATTCACTGGTATTGATTTGTgctttaaatatgttttactCATCATCAGATCAATAATTGTGTGTTCTTTTACGCCAGGTATTGCATCTCATTTccattatcaattttaattaTGATTTAGCTCACCTTCATCATAATCCAAAAATTCtttctactttttaaaaaacaacaacagtactgctgtttgtgaaaatattacatgtaatacgaAAACTCCTGCTCAAAGTGTAGACACTGTGTTTTTATTTCCAGTTTCAATCATGAGAGAGCGAAGTGAGAATTTTGGCTCACATACTCATTGTTTCTCTTTTTAACATCATTTTTAGTGTTCAAAAGCCTATTGCTTAatctaaaattattttagtGTTTAAGGCACTGACCCTAAAAACCATTCACGGCCGCGTGATATACCACACCTGGGAGGAGACCGAGAGGTTGGTCGCAGAGGGAGAAGTTGACGTCAAAAAAGTGATCACGAGCAGATTCCCGATGTCGAAGTACGAAGAAGCTTTTCAGGCCCTGTTTGACGGAAAGGACTGTAAAATTGTACTATATCCCTCGCAGTGAAGCTCAGAGCATGTTCTGGATTAGAAGAGACCGTGCTCTTAATA
This genomic window from Ostrea edulis chromosome 4, xbOstEdul1.1, whole genome shotgun sequence contains:
- the LOC125668533 gene encoding L-threonine 3-dehydrogenase-like: MATPTTMKALVKTKEGKSFDYVDVPVPEPIGDEVLIKVDAVSVCGSDINLYTWNQVAQVIASIPFTPGHECAGTVVKCGPDAKGVKVGAKVGVENHYYCGECYQCQHDMRAICKNMGQFGHGKKTPYGGCSEYTIVPAKYLYQMKRDIDADEIAMLEPLGVAHNAAERLEVAGEDALIIGCGPVGLLVLMVCKALGAKRVVSADIDQNRLDMAKSFGADVVINSRDKNLKDFIMKFTNGDGIGRICECSGASAMVNSTFSMLRKGGLMTLVGLPKEPLHVENVLQDVVFKALTLKTIHGRVIYHTWEETERLVAEGEVDVKKVITSRFPMSKYEEAFQALFDGKDCKIVLYPSQ